One window of the Glycocaulis alkaliphilus genome contains the following:
- the ccmE gene encoding cytochrome c maturation protein CcmE, with protein MIKARKRLWVVLASAGVLVSAGVLAGFALRDAMTFFHSPAMVAEAPPLPGERIRVGGLVIEGSVERPASGGASFSVTDTIADIRITYAGSLPDLFREGQGIVAEGAFEETGLFVASRVLAKHDEAYMPPEVASALASAEAQGALPGSTGRDAWTLGQARIGQSRT; from the coding sequence GTGATCAAGGCGCGCAAACGTCTCTGGGTCGTGCTGGCATCTGCCGGCGTGCTGGTGTCTGCCGGTGTGCTGGCGGGTTTTGCCTTGCGTGATGCGATGACCTTTTTCCACTCGCCGGCCATGGTCGCCGAAGCGCCGCCACTGCCCGGCGAGCGCATCCGGGTTGGCGGACTGGTGATCGAAGGCTCGGTCGAGCGTCCCGCATCGGGCGGTGCAAGCTTCTCGGTAACCGACACGATCGCAGACATCCGTATTACCTATGCGGGGTCGCTGCCTGACCTGTTCCGTGAGGGGCAGGGCATTGTGGCTGAAGGCGCGTTTGAGGAAACCGGCCTGTTCGTGGCCAGCCGCGTGCTGGCCAAGCATGACGAAGCCTATATGCCGCCGGAAGTGGCTTCTGCGCTGGCCAGCGCCGAGGCGCAAGGTGCGCTGCCGGGCAGCACCGGGCGCGATGCCTGGACGCTCGGTCAGGCGCGCATCGGGCAAAGCCGGACATGA
- a CDS encoding response regulator transcription factor, whose protein sequence is MRALIVEDDPDLRRQLKDVLDHSGYAVDEAGDGEEGWFMGDTEPYDAVVLDLGLPRLDGVSVLERWRSAGRDFPVLILTARDRWSEKVAGFDAGADDYLTKPFHPEELLARLRALTRRAAGHASSTIEMGDLSVDTRGARVFVGDQLVKLTSHEFRILSYMIHHRERVISRTELVEHIYDQDFDRDSNTIEVFVGRLRKKIGNDRIETVRGLGYRLVAPGPDTRAKAG, encoded by the coding sequence ATGCGCGCCCTGATAGTTGAAGACGATCCCGATCTGCGCCGCCAGCTGAAAGACGTGCTGGACCATTCCGGCTACGCCGTGGACGAGGCCGGTGACGGCGAGGAAGGCTGGTTCATGGGCGATACCGAGCCCTATGATGCCGTCGTGCTCGATCTCGGCCTGCCGCGCCTTGATGGCGTGAGCGTGCTGGAGCGCTGGCGCAGTGCGGGCCGCGACTTCCCCGTTCTGATCCTCACCGCCCGTGACCGCTGGAGCGAGAAGGTGGCGGGGTTTGATGCGGGCGCGGACGACTATCTGACCAAGCCCTTCCACCCTGAAGAATTGCTGGCGCGCCTGCGTGCGCTGACCAGGCGGGCGGCGGGGCATGCCAGCTCAACGATCGAGATGGGTGATCTGTCTGTGGATACGCGCGGCGCGCGGGTGTTTGTCGGCGACCAGCTGGTCAAGCTGACCTCGCACGAGTTCCGCATCCTCTCCTACATGATCCACCATCGTGAGCGCGTGATCTCGCGCACCGAGCTGGTCGAGCACATTTACGATCAGGATTTCGACCGTGATTCCAACACGATCGAGGTGTTTGTCGGCCGCCTGCGCAAGAAGATCGGCAATGACCGGATCGAGACCGTGCGCGGGCTGGGCTACCGGCTGGTGGCGCCCGGTCCTGACACGCGGGCCAAGGCGGGGTGA
- a CDS encoding PepSY domain-containing protein, with product MMKRYALLLTCLAALAAADARASDVSGEAQAFDPRSRYSADEARDQRQSGNVVPARVAIDNVRRRYPGAQVLDVELVRSGSAYYIVKILTQEGHRIDVRVDAATGRVM from the coding sequence ATGATGAAACGCTATGCCCTTCTCCTGACCTGCCTGGCCGCTCTTGCGGCCGCCGATGCGCGTGCGTCTGACGTGTCAGGCGAGGCGCAGGCGTTTGACCCGCGCTCGCGCTATTCGGCCGATGAAGCGCGTGACCAGCGTCAGTCGGGCAATGTCGTGCCCGCCCGCGTCGCCATCGACAATGTGCGCCGCCGCTATCCCGGCGCGCAGGTTCTTGATGTCGAGCTCGTGCGGTCGGGTTCTGCCTACTACATCGTGAAAATACTGACCCAGGAAGGCCACCGGATCGACGTGCGCGTTGATGCGGCCACTGGCCGGGTCATGTAA
- a CDS encoding bifunctional alpha/beta hydrolase/OsmC family protein, translating to MRSEKLEFEGSQGETLAARLDRPKAPPRGYALFAHCFSCSKDTLAAARVARELAAHGIAVLRFDFTGLGQSDGEFANTNFSSNIEDLLRAADHLREHYEAPSILIGHSLGGAAVLVAAEKIPEVKAVVTIGAPADAAHVEKQFTDDVDTIHQTGEARVQLAGRPFTIRKQFLDDIAGQNVLDAAKGLKAALLVAHAPRDEIVGIDNATRLFVAAKHPKSFLSLDDGDHLLTGAAHAAHAAKVIAAWAERYALNDPLPAAPASPPGHNSALVQETGKGAYLSWASTGEARFLVDEPEELGGFDAGPAPYQLLSTALAACTTITLRMYTDRKNWALGRISTHVTHARSDAEDGQPPRDVFTRAISVEGGLSAEQSDKLVEIANKCPVHRTLERSSHIDTAYAGDET from the coding sequence ATGCGGTCGGAAAAGCTGGAATTTGAGGGCAGCCAGGGCGAGACGCTGGCGGCAAGGCTGGACAGGCCCAAGGCGCCGCCGCGCGGCTATGCGCTGTTTGCCCATTGCTTTTCCTGCTCCAAGGACACGCTGGCGGCCGCACGGGTGGCGCGCGAACTGGCAGCTCACGGCATTGCGGTCCTGCGCTTTGATTTCACCGGGCTCGGGCAGTCGGACGGCGAGTTCGCCAATACGAATTTCTCCTCCAACATTGAAGATCTGCTGCGTGCTGCCGATCATTTGCGTGAGCACTACGAGGCCCCCTCCATCCTGATCGGGCATTCGCTTGGCGGCGCGGCGGTGCTGGTGGCGGCGGAAAAAATTCCCGAAGTGAAGGCGGTCGTGACCATCGGCGCACCTGCCGATGCGGCTCATGTGGAGAAGCAGTTCACCGATGATGTGGACACGATCCACCAGACCGGCGAGGCGCGCGTCCAGCTGGCGGGACGGCCCTTCACCATCCGCAAGCAGTTCCTTGACGACATTGCCGGACAGAACGTGCTGGACGCTGCCAAAGGGCTGAAAGCGGCCCTGCTCGTCGCGCACGCGCCGCGCGATGAGATTGTCGGTATCGATAACGCGACGCGGCTGTTCGTTGCTGCGAAACATCCCAAGAGCTTTCTCAGTCTTGATGATGGCGATCATTTGCTGACCGGCGCCGCGCATGCGGCCCACGCAGCCAAGGTCATCGCAGCCTGGGCGGAGCGCTATGCGCTGAACGATCCGCTGCCTGCTGCGCCCGCCTCGCCACCGGGCCATAACTCAGCCCTCGTGCAGGAAACAGGCAAGGGCGCTTACTTGAGCTGGGCATCGACAGGCGAAGCGCGCTTTCTGGTCGACGAGCCGGAGGAGCTTGGCGGGTTTGATGCCGGTCCGGCTCCCTATCAGCTTCTTTCAACCGCGCTCGCTGCCTGCACCACCATCACCTTGCGGATGTATACAGACCGGAAGAACTGGGCGCTGGGGCGTATCTCGACCCACGTGACCCATGCCAGAAGCGACGCCGAAGACGGCCAGCCGCCGCGCGATGTTTTTACCCGCGCGATTTCGGTTGAGGGCGGGTTGAGCGCAGAGCAGTCAGACAAGCTCGTCGAGATTGCGAACAAGTGTCCGGTCCACCGCACGCTGGAACGCAGCTCCCATATCGACACCGCCTATGCGGGTGACGAGACCTGA
- a CDS encoding DnaJ C-terminal domain-containing protein produces the protein MMMNPYAILGVSERAPADEIRKAYRKLAKELHPDARPGDKAAEERFKQVTQAFKLLSDPEQRARFDRGEVDGQGQERPQYHYRSRPGAGPGQRGPQGRFEDLGDIFADLFAAQNAGGQRRRSAPEKGADLRSEVRISLPEAVLGTKKRLSLPGGRALDVTIPAGVNDGQVLRLKGQGHGSLSGGPPGALLVEIRIAPHPHFRREGDDIRLDLPISLKEAVLGGQVRAPTLDGDVEVRIPAGASSGAVLRLKGRGAPKSGGQRGDQLIRLMVDLPSGDPELEEFAESWRPPTGYDPRRRLKS, from the coding sequence ATCATGATGAACCCGTATGCGATTCTGGGCGTTTCGGAGCGTGCCCCGGCGGACGAGATCCGCAAGGCTTACCGCAAGCTGGCCAAAGAGCTGCACCCTGATGCGCGCCCCGGCGACAAGGCCGCCGAGGAACGCTTCAAACAGGTGACGCAGGCCTTCAAGCTCTTGTCCGATCCCGAACAGCGCGCGCGCTTTGACCGGGGCGAGGTGGACGGGCAGGGCCAGGAGCGGCCCCAATACCATTACCGTTCACGCCCCGGTGCCGGGCCGGGCCAGCGCGGGCCGCAAGGACGGTTTGAAGATCTGGGCGACATCTTTGCCGATCTGTTCGCGGCCCAGAATGCAGGCGGACAGCGCCGCCGGTCCGCGCCGGAGAAGGGCGCCGATTTGCGCAGCGAGGTGCGCATCAGCCTGCCCGAAGCGGTGCTGGGCACGAAAAAGCGCCTGTCGCTGCCCGGCGGGCGGGCGCTGGATGTGACCATCCCCGCAGGCGTCAATGACGGGCAGGTGCTGCGCCTGAAAGGGCAGGGCCATGGCTCGCTATCGGGTGGACCGCCCGGCGCGCTGCTCGTCGAGATCAGGATTGCGCCCCATCCCCATTTCCGCCGCGAGGGCGATGACATACGCCTCGACCTTCCCATATCGCTGAAAGAAGCGGTGCTGGGCGGGCAGGTGCGCGCGCCCACGCTGGATGGCGATGTGGAGGTGCGTATTCCCGCCGGTGCCAGTTCCGGGGCGGTGCTGCGTCTGAAGGGGCGCGGCGCGCCCAAAAGCGGCGGGCAGCGTGGCGATCAGCTCATCCGGCTGATGGTCGATCTGCCATCAGGTGATCCTGAGCTGGAAGAATTTGCAGAAAGCTGGCGTCCACCGACGGGATATGACCCGCGCAGGCGTTTAAAGAGCTAA
- a CDS encoding Do family serine endopeptidase, translated as MMSPRAFRSLLIPALLAGSVCLMPMELSPGASAQTARSAASMPPGTPMSFADLIERVSPAVVSIEAAGSVDPRGVPDLSDIPPQFREFFERFGGQGAPAQPRERRSQGSGFFISADGLLVTNEHVIAGSSEITVTLSDGSEFPAEVVGRDAATDIALLRVNGSGREFAHVSLDRTPSIRVGDWVVAVGNPFGLGGTATAGIVSAIGRPLGNTQLYTNFLQIDAPINRGNSGGPAFDLNGNVVGVNSAIFSPTGGNVGIGFAIPSDLAASVVDQLIEGGEVRRGYLGIAPQSLTADLAESLGLPRDRRGVLVAEVIAGTPAAEAGLQNGDVIIRIDGQAVNEQRELFQRIGSVPPGERVELRVIRDGRERTIRVRLSERPDAGTPSSTPEVQPSRNEVFGMSLAPADDAARERVGASGTRGLLVSGVRSDSEASRRDIRNGDVILEAGGRDVSSVEDLRAAVAAARESNRNAVLVLVARQQGGVRYVALRLDAE; from the coding sequence ATGATGTCACCGCGCGCCTTCCGTTCGCTTCTGATCCCCGCCCTGCTTGCGGGCAGTGTCTGCCTGATGCCGATGGAGCTCTCTCCGGGCGCATCGGCCCAGACCGCCAGAAGCGCGGCTTCCATGCCGCCCGGCACGCCGATGTCGTTTGCCGACCTGATCGAACGGGTCAGTCCGGCTGTTGTCTCGATTGAGGCGGCGGGCAGCGTCGATCCGCGGGGTGTGCCGGACCTGTCCGACATTCCGCCCCAGTTCCGCGAGTTCTTCGAGCGCTTTGGCGGGCAGGGTGCCCCGGCCCAGCCGCGTGAGCGCCGCTCGCAAGGGTCTGGCTTCTTCATCTCCGCTGACGGCCTGCTTGTAACCAACGAACACGTCATTGCCGGATCCAGCGAGATCACGGTGACGCTGTCAGATGGCTCCGAGTTTCCGGCGGAAGTGGTAGGCCGGGATGCGGCGACGGACATTGCCCTTTTGCGGGTGAACGGCTCGGGCAGGGAATTTGCCCATGTCAGCCTGGACCGCACCCCCTCCATCCGTGTGGGTGACTGGGTCGTGGCTGTCGGCAACCCGTTCGGCCTTGGCGGCACGGCGACGGCCGGCATCGTCTCCGCGATTGGCCGCCCTCTGGGCAATACCCAGCTCTACACGAACTTCCTGCAGATCGACGCCCCCATCAACCGGGGTAATTCCGGCGGCCCTGCCTTTGACCTCAATGGCAATGTAGTGGGCGTGAACTCTGCGATCTTCTCGCCCACGGGCGGCAATGTCGGCATCGGCTTCGCCATCCCTTCAGATCTGGCCGCGTCCGTTGTTGACCAGCTGATCGAAGGCGGTGAAGTGCGCCGCGGCTATCTGGGCATTGCGCCGCAATCGTTGACCGCTGATCTGGCTGAGAGCCTTGGCCTGCCGCGTGACCGGCGCGGCGTGCTGGTTGCTGAAGTCATCGCCGGAACCCCGGCCGCCGAAGCCGGCCTGCAGAACGGCGATGTCATCATCCGCATTGACGGTCAGGCTGTGAACGAGCAGCGCGAGCTGTTCCAGCGCATCGGTTCGGTGCCGCCTGGCGAGCGGGTCGAGCTGCGCGTGATCCGTGACGGCCGTGAACGCACCATCCGCGTCCGCCTGTCGGAGCGCCCGGATGCCGGTACGCCGTCATCCACGCCTGAAGTCCAGCCTTCGCGCAATGAAGTGTTCGGCATGAGCCTCGCTCCGGCGGACGATGCTGCGCGCGAGCGTGTGGGTGCCAGCGGAACGCGCGGCCTTCTGGTGAGCGGTGTGCGCTCAGACTCCGAAGCCTCGCGCCGCGATATACGCAATGGCGATGTCATTCTGGAAGCGGGTGGCCGCGATGTCAGCAGCGTCGAGGATTTGCGGGCCGCAGTGGCGGCGGCGCGCGAGAGCAACCGCAACGCGGTGCTTGTTCTGGTAGCCCGGCAGCAGGGCGGGGTGCGCTATGTCGCTCTCCGGCTGGACGCTGAATAG
- a CDS encoding cytochrome c-type biogenesis protein, which translates to MIAALLMALALQAAPELAPADEARAQGLMREVRCMVCAGESVLDSSAPMAGDMRRFIREEIAAGREDEAVRTALVARFGHEVLMRPPMEPRTLPLWLAPLIFLALGGALLFTSMRRKAAKDGL; encoded by the coding sequence ATGATCGCCGCGCTCCTGATGGCCCTGGCCCTGCAGGCCGCGCCCGAACTGGCACCGGCTGACGAGGCGCGCGCGCAAGGCCTGATGCGTGAAGTGCGCTGCATGGTGTGCGCGGGCGAGTCGGTGCTGGATTCCAGTGCGCCGATGGCGGGCGATATGCGCCGCTTCATCCGCGAGGAGATTGCCGCAGGGCGCGAAGACGAGGCCGTGCGCACCGCGCTGGTGGCGCGCTTTGGCCATGAAGTGCTGATGCGCCCGCCCATGGAGCCGCGCACTCTGCCGCTCTGGCTGGCGCCTTTGATCTTTCTGGCATTGGGCGGCGCGCTCCTGTTCACCAGCATGCGCCGCAAGGCCGCCAAGGACGGCTTGTAA
- a CDS encoding DUF938 domain-containing protein, with amino-acid sequence MTRSSPIALEDRGQTGARLSSPSAARNREVIAAALARVLPQGSRVLEIASGTGEHALACVTGRADLHWQPSDPDAASRASIDDWARDGAGRIAPALDLDTQQSGWWQAVPLPLSAVFCANMIHIAPWKAAEGLAEGAATLLDEGGLLILYGPFLEGADTAPSNLDFDASLKARDPRWGVRAREDVEALAARYGFSLLQRLEMPANNLVLVFAKGAP; translated from the coding sequence ATGACCCGTTCATCTCCCATCGCCCTTGAGGATCGCGGCCAGACCGGCGCACGCCTCAGCTCGCCCAGTGCAGCGCGCAATCGCGAGGTCATCGCCGCGGCGCTTGCGAGGGTTCTGCCGCAAGGTTCGCGGGTGCTCGAAATCGCCAGCGGCACTGGCGAGCATGCTCTGGCTTGTGTGACCGGGCGCGCTGATCTTCACTGGCAACCCAGCGATCCAGACGCGGCCTCTCGCGCCAGTATTGATGACTGGGCCCGCGATGGCGCCGGGCGCATTGCTCCCGCGCTTGATCTGGACACGCAGCAATCCGGCTGGTGGCAGGCCGTTCCACTGCCGCTATCTGCGGTGTTCTGCGCCAACATGATCCATATCGCGCCGTGGAAAGCGGCTGAAGGCCTCGCCGAAGGGGCCGCAACGCTGCTGGACGAGGGCGGCCTTCTGATCCTGTACGGCCCGTTCCTGGAGGGAGCAGACACCGCGCCGTCCAATCTGGACTTTGATGCCAGCCTGAAGGCGCGCGATCCGCGCTGGGGCGTACGGGCACGCGAGGATGTCGAGGCGCTCGCGGCGCGATACGGATTTTCCCTCCTGCAACGGCTGGAAATGCCCGCCAATAATCTGGTTCTGGTTTTTGCAAAGGGTGCGCCATGA
- a CDS encoding sensor histidine kinase has product MSAESSDTLIERGSLLRRLSLLALSWGLILLTVGAVSLTAVFRQTVLTDLDNRQANIAEFLLIQLEATPDGGVVLTRELLDPRFGQVFSGRYWQVSRAGAPADAEPVERSRSLWDETIILSDSVRAAAIAANGQPVAGNAAGPDGEPLRLSARAVVLPGLEEPVIIIAAEDRRPSDTRVWTFGLVAAGLLAGFAILLAVGVVVQVRVGLSPVLKLRRAVARVRDGETHRISGQYPSEMLPLATELNALIDHSREVVERSRTHVGNLAHALKTPITVLSNEARGDDTRLGDLVRRQTDAMTGQVEHHLRRARAAANAKAIGARTPVGEVVEDLGRTLRRIYARRDVQLDWQVEGDPVFRGERQDLEDLVGNLVDNACKWAAGAVQVSARTGADGSIVLSVDDDGPGLDPQARERVLGRGVRLDEQAPGTGFGLSIVSDLVKAYGGALALEASPLGGLSARLVLPGVTRTGETRH; this is encoded by the coding sequence GTGAGCGCTGAAAGCAGTGACACGCTGATCGAACGCGGATCGCTGCTCAGGCGGCTGAGCCTTCTCGCGCTCAGCTGGGGGCTCATCCTGCTGACGGTCGGCGCGGTGTCACTGACGGCGGTATTTCGCCAGACCGTGCTGACGGACCTTGATAACCGGCAGGCCAATATCGCCGAATTTCTGCTGATCCAGCTCGAAGCGACGCCCGATGGCGGCGTCGTGCTGACGCGCGAGCTGCTGGACCCCCGATTTGGCCAGGTGTTCTCCGGCCGCTACTGGCAGGTGAGCCGGGCCGGTGCGCCCGCTGATGCGGAGCCTGTCGAGCGCTCCCGCTCCTTGTGGGATGAAACCATTATTCTCTCTGACAGCGTGCGGGCGGCGGCGATTGCCGCCAATGGCCAGCCTGTCGCGGGCAACGCGGCGGGACCGGACGGTGAGCCTTTGCGCCTTTCGGCGCGGGCCGTCGTCCTGCCGGGGCTGGAAGAGCCTGTCATCATCATCGCTGCGGAAGACCGGCGTCCGTCCGACACGCGTGTCTGGACATTCGGCCTCGTTGCGGCCGGCCTGCTTGCCGGCTTCGCGATCCTGCTGGCCGTTGGCGTGGTGGTGCAGGTGCGCGTTGGCCTGTCTCCGGTGCTGAAATTGCGGCGCGCCGTGGCCCGTGTGCGTGACGGCGAAACGCACAGGATTTCCGGTCAGTACCCGTCCGAAATGCTGCCGCTGGCTACCGAGCTGAATGCGCTGATCGATCACTCGCGCGAGGTGGTGGAGCGTTCGCGCACCCATGTCGGCAATCTTGCGCATGCCCTGAAAACGCCGATTACCGTGCTCTCCAACGAGGCGCGCGGCGATGACACCCGGCTGGGTGATCTTGTCCGCCGTCAGACCGATGCGATGACCGGGCAGGTGGAGCACCATTTGCGGCGGGCCCGGGCCGCCGCCAACGCCAAGGCCATTGGCGCGCGAACCCCCGTTGGCGAGGTGGTCGAGGATCTCGGCCGGACGCTGCGCCGCATCTATGCCCGCCGTGATGTACAGCTCGACTGGCAAGTCGAAGGCGATCCGGTGTTTCGCGGCGAGCGTCAGGATCTCGAAGACCTTGTCGGCAATCTTGTCGATAATGCCTGCAAATGGGCGGCCGGCGCGGTGCAGGTCAGTGCCCGCACCGGAGCGGACGGCTCGATTGTGCTCAGCGTGGACGATGACGGGCCAGGTCTGGACCCGCAGGCGCGCGAACGCGTTCTGGGCAGGGGTGTGCGGCTGGACGAGCAGGCACCGGGGACCGGATTTGGCTTGTCGATCGTCAGTGATCTGGTGAAAGCCTATGGCGGGGCGCTGGCATTGGAAGCCAGCCCTCTGGGCGGTTTGAGTGCCCGTCTGGTGCTGCCCGGCGTGACCCGCACAGGGGAAACGCGCCATTAA
- a CDS encoding heme lyase CcmF/NrfE family subunit translates to MIAELGRFLIALALIASLAQMALSWAGASQGGRSPYAAAGRTASLAALLTSALGFALLIAAFVQSDFSVAYVAGHSHVDKPLFYKITAAWGGHEGSMLLWCLILALFGYGLTRVGPAEPAFRARAVSLQGLLQTLFFAFLVFASNPFDRLDPAPLQGRDLNPILQDPALAIHPPLLYLGYVGLSAAFAIAAAGLIQKISGRDIARALRPWALGAWASLTAGISLGAWWAYYELGWGGWWFWDPVENASFMPWLLGAALVHSAIATEKRGAFPGWTVFLALLAYILSILGAFLVRSGVITSVHAFALDPERGVWILGMLGVSAVAGFGLFALRAGHLGEGEGFEPTSREAFIGANNLLLAAASGVVLVGTLYPLFVEMLGGAPVSVGPPYFDAAATPLLVLTLLLMPLAPFLPWSNGGAKPALKQIRAALLLVPAALAGIALVWFGAPVLAVIGGALGVWAMAGAVMDIAKAFPLAQTRALKFAAAGRAMAHAGVGFIALGAAADASRPPDVNSALGRGESIEIAGHTLTLTDVRRADGPNYLADRATLAVSDGRTISPERRFYWAADQHTREVGLGSSITGDLYVSIGEARPREDGSAAYEIRAAFHPLVWMLGLGATLIVLGGLSALTAQVLTRRQRAVLP, encoded by the coding sequence ATGATCGCCGAGCTTGGCCGTTTTCTGATCGCGCTGGCCCTGATCGCCTCACTCGCGCAGATGGCGCTTAGCTGGGCTGGGGCCAGTCAGGGCGGGCGTTCTCCCTATGCCGCTGCCGGGCGCACGGCCAGCCTTGCAGCGCTTCTCACTTCGGCTCTGGGCTTTGCGCTGCTGATTGCGGCCTTTGTCCAGTCAGATTTCTCGGTGGCGTATGTCGCGGGGCATTCCCATGTCGACAAGCCGCTTTTCTACAAAATCACGGCGGCCTGGGGCGGGCATGAAGGCTCGATGCTGCTCTGGTGCCTCATTCTGGCGCTCTTCGGTTATGGCCTGACGCGGGTGGGGCCGGCCGAGCCGGCTTTCAGGGCGCGCGCTGTCAGCCTGCAAGGACTGTTGCAGACCCTGTTCTTCGCCTTTCTGGTGTTTGCGTCCAACCCGTTCGACCGGCTGGACCCGGCGCCCCTGCAGGGACGCGATCTCAACCCGATCCTGCAGGATCCGGCCTTGGCCATTCACCCGCCGCTCCTCTATCTGGGCTATGTCGGCCTGTCGGCAGCGTTTGCCATTGCTGCGGCGGGACTGATCCAGAAAATCAGCGGACGCGATATTGCCCGCGCCCTGCGGCCCTGGGCGCTGGGCGCCTGGGCGAGCCTGACGGCCGGTATCTCGCTGGGCGCGTGGTGGGCCTATTACGAGCTCGGCTGGGGCGGCTGGTGGTTCTGGGACCCGGTCGAAAACGCCAGTTTCATGCCTTGGCTTTTGGGGGCGGCTCTGGTTCACTCCGCCATCGCCACCGAAAAGCGCGGGGCGTTTCCCGGCTGGACGGTTTTCCTCGCGCTGCTGGCTTATATCCTGTCGATCCTCGGCGCCTTCCTTGTGCGCTCGGGCGTTATCACCTCGGTACATGCCTTCGCACTCGATCCTGAACGTGGCGTCTGGATTCTGGGCATGCTGGGCGTCTCGGCCGTCGCGGGCTTTGGGCTTTTCGCGCTGCGTGCCGGGCATCTGGGTGAGGGCGAAGGGTTTGAGCCGACCAGCCGCGAAGCCTTCATTGGAGCGAACAATCTGCTTCTCGCGGCGGCTTCGGGCGTGGTGCTGGTCGGTACGCTCTACCCGCTGTTTGTGGAGATGCTGGGCGGTGCGCCGGTTTCGGTTGGCCCGCCCTATTTTGATGCGGCCGCAACACCCCTGCTTGTCCTGACGCTCCTTCTGATGCCCCTGGCGCCCTTCCTGCCATGGTCGAATGGCGGCGCGAAACCGGCGCTGAAACAGATCCGCGCTGCACTGCTGCTGGTGCCGGCGGCGCTGGCGGGTATCGCTCTGGTCTGGTTTGGCGCGCCGGTTCTGGCGGTGATTGGCGGGGCGCTGGGCGTCTGGGCGATGGCCGGGGCCGTGATGGACATCGCGAAAGCCTTCCCGCTGGCACAGACGCGTGCGCTGAAATTCGCCGCTGCCGGACGGGCCATGGCGCATGCCGGGGTCGGCTTCATCGCGCTGGGCGCGGCAGCCGATGCCTCGCGCCCGCCGGATGTAAACAGCGCGCTCGGCCGCGGTGAAAGCATAGAGATTGCCGGACACACGCTGACCCTCACCGATGTGCGCCGCGCCGATGGCCCGAACTATCTGGCGGATCGCGCCACGCTTGCCGTGTCGGACGGGCGCACAATCAGCCCGGAGCGGCGTTTCTACTGGGCGGCTGACCAGCATACCCGCGAAGTGGGGCTGGGCTCGTCCATCACTGGCGACCTCTATGTCTCCATCGGCGAGGCGCGTCCGCGCGAGGACGGCAGTGCGGCTTACGAAATCCGCGCCGCCTTCCACCCGCTGGTCTGGATGCTGGGCCTTGGCGCGACGCTGATCGTGCTGGGCGGGTTATCGGCACTGACAGCGCAGGTGCTTACCCGCCGCCAACGCGCGGTGCTGCCATGA